One Candidatus Binatia bacterium genomic window carries:
- a CDS encoding DUF362 domain-containing protein: MGYDRDRLVRPAGPGATPGISRREFLTAGAALAATSIAPALSAPRSVGAATQPLPPLPMRPAVRVAAVGVQKDAPIGVLGTAIREAALAATDFSWLSPGDRVLLKVVCNSANPYPATTHPAAVSVMASLLRERGAVVYVGDQSGVEAVHHTASKQRGSTRECMRNAGLEGAALHAQAAVAGFEEAGYDAYFAAEPPADSHYRREIWVPSLVREVDHIVYLPRVSKHLIAGSTLGLKGAVGWLREDSRLELHRDAASFLEKCAEINGCREIRERLRLTLSVGTQLQTSLGPDSGHVATPDVGLVFASENLIDHDVFSLAYLLEVSEQATPWSARALDPYPTLSSPINRAFVGLIWGASQLGDSEGYSPPRLDSPWSCRVLHRGCQIFGGRPDRLAVENINGSVPPVALAGITRRAAQTSP, translated from the coding sequence ATGGGATACGACCGCGACAGGTTGGTAAGGCCGGCCGGACCGGGGGCGACGCCCGGAATCAGTCGTCGGGAGTTCCTGACCGCGGGGGCCGCACTTGCTGCGACCTCGATTGCACCGGCACTGTCCGCCCCGCGGTCCGTCGGAGCCGCAACGCAGCCCTTACCGCCGCTTCCGATGCGGCCCGCGGTGCGCGTTGCCGCGGTCGGGGTGCAGAAGGACGCTCCCATCGGTGTGCTGGGGACGGCGATCCGCGAGGCGGCGCTCGCCGCTACCGACTTCTCGTGGTTGTCGCCGGGCGATCGGGTACTGCTCAAGGTGGTGTGCAACTCCGCGAATCCATATCCGGCGACGACGCATCCGGCGGCGGTGAGTGTGATGGCGTCGCTGCTCCGCGAGCGCGGTGCGGTTGTGTACGTGGGCGACCAGTCCGGAGTCGAGGCGGTACACCACACGGCGAGCAAGCAGCGCGGCTCCACGCGCGAGTGCATGCGCAACGCCGGACTGGAAGGGGCGGCATTGCACGCGCAGGCGGCGGTCGCCGGGTTCGAAGAGGCGGGTTACGACGCGTATTTCGCCGCCGAGCCGCCGGCCGACAGTCATTACCGGCGCGAGATATGGGTGCCCAGCCTCGTGCGCGAGGTGGATCACATTGTCTATCTGCCGCGGGTGAGTAAGCACCTGATCGCCGGGTCGACCCTCGGGCTCAAAGGCGCCGTCGGCTGGCTGCGCGAGGATAGCCGGCTCGAGTTGCACCGGGACGCCGCGTCGTTTCTCGAGAAGTGCGCCGAGATTAACGGCTGCAGAGAGATCCGCGAGCGCTTGCGGTTGACGCTTTCCGTCGGCACGCAGCTCCAGACTTCACTCGGGCCCGACTCCGGGCACGTCGCGACACCAGATGTGGGTCTGGTCTTCGCGTCCGAGAACCTCATCGACCACGACGTCTTCAGCCTGGCGTACCTGCTCGAGGTCAGTGAACAGGCAACCCCCTGGTCGGCGCGCGCGCTCGACCCCTATCCCACGCTGTCGAGCCCCATCAACCGGGCGTTCGTGGGCCTGATTTGGGGGGCGAGTCAACTCGGCGACTCAGAGGGGTACAGTCCGCCTCGGCTCGACTCGCCCTGGTCCTGCCGGGTCTTGCACCGTGGCTGCCAGATTTTCGGGGGTCGCCCCGACCGGCTGGCCGTCGAGAATATCAACGGCTCGGTCCCGCCGGTGGCACTGGCGGGAATCACGCGGCGGGCCGCACAAACCTCACCTTGA
- the fni gene encoding type 2 isopentenyl-diphosphate Delta-isomerase, with product MRERKQSHLDICENEQVEYRGKTTLFEDVDLMHNSVPELALADIDLQVEFLGKRLRAPFLITGMTGGTDEAYRINRDLAAIAERCGIAFGLGSQRVMQRDPDTAWTFEVRAHAPTTVLLANIGLNQASEQSTTAVRELVERVGADALCLHLNPAQELIQPEGDRSFHNGYTTLRRLSAELPFPIIAKETGCGISRAVGEALYAAGVRTVDVSGAGGTSWVRVEALRGNDESRALGELFSSWGIPTAASLAMLRGSGLTLIASGGLRNGLDIAKAIALGASLCGAALPIFRAYRGGGMEAAVALVDELINGLRAAMLLTGSRTLDDLRRQPLVLGARIREWMTAGDHAAGTDATHRGKGPRAAGSRRSEEKA from the coding sequence ATGCGCGAGCGCAAGCAGTCGCACCTCGACATCTGCGAGAACGAGCAGGTCGAGTACCGCGGCAAGACGACTCTTTTCGAAGACGTCGACCTGATGCACAACTCCGTACCCGAGCTGGCGCTGGCCGACATCGACTTGCAGGTCGAGTTCCTCGGTAAGCGCCTGCGCGCCCCTTTCCTGATCACCGGCATGACCGGCGGGACGGACGAAGCGTACCGGATCAACCGCGACCTCGCCGCCATCGCCGAACGGTGCGGCATCGCTTTCGGGCTCGGCAGTCAGCGGGTCATGCAGCGCGATCCGGATACCGCCTGGACCTTCGAGGTACGTGCGCACGCGCCGACCACCGTGCTGCTTGCCAACATCGGCTTGAATCAGGCGAGCGAGCAATCGACGACGGCGGTGCGCGAACTCGTCGAACGCGTCGGCGCCGACGCCCTGTGTTTGCACCTCAACCCGGCCCAGGAGTTGATCCAGCCGGAGGGCGATCGCAGTTTCCACAACGGGTACACAACGCTGCGGCGTCTGTCCGCGGAGCTGCCTTTCCCCATCATCGCCAAAGAGACCGGCTGCGGTATCTCGCGGGCGGTGGGCGAGGCCCTGTACGCAGCCGGCGTGCGCACCGTGGACGTTTCCGGCGCTGGCGGAACCTCGTGGGTGCGAGTGGAGGCGTTGCGCGGTAACGACGAAAGCCGGGCGCTCGGCGAGTTGTTCTCGTCGTGGGGGATCCCGACGGCGGCGTCCCTGGCGATGCTGCGCGGCAGCGGCCTGACGCTGATCGCCAGCGGTGGGCTCCGCAACGGTCTCGACATCGCGAAGGCGATCGCCCTCGGGGCAAGCCTGTGCGGTGCCGCCCTGCCGATCTTCCGCGCCTATCGCGGCGGCGGCATGGAGGCCGCCGTCGCCCTCGTCGACGAACTGATAAACGGGTTGCGGGCGGCGATGTTGTTGACCGGCTCGCGCACCCTGGACGATCTGCGCCGCCAGCCGCTGGTGCTCGGCGCGCGCATCCGCGAGTGGATGACGGCAGGCGACCATGCCGCCGGCACCGATGCAACTCACAGGGGGAAGGGACCGCGGGCGGCCGGGAGCCGCCGGTCGGAGGAGAAGGCGTGA
- a CDS encoding SBBP repeat-containing protein, translated as MRRGTAALLVTAGLFATRPANAATEPTAATLKQFTSRSHVLGFDSEGYYVSNGTYALRVRFENARAVQPSADESAGAEGDDTRAAPLSRVSYAELWPGIAVAYDAPGSGIVRSTWTLEPGADPASIRLHYNRGVSIAEDGSLGVVFETGSAHESRPVAWQVVNGRRQAVDVAFTRLDDRSVGFRVGEYRSDLALTIDPTLTWNTFLGTGGSDYDYGYAIAVDGSGNVYVAGNSDGTWGSPVRAYTGSSDAFAARLTPAGALDWNTFLGGSSTDYGYAIAVDGSGNVYVAGQSNATWGSPVRAYSGSDAFAAKLDSAGTLAWNTFLGSSSTDSGHAIAVDGSGNVYVAGYGNATWGSPVRAYAGSSDAFAARLTPAGALDWNTFLGGGSADIGFAIAVDGSGNVYMAGSSGTTWGSPVRAHSGSTDAFAAKLDSAGTLTWNTFLGGGGSDPGYAIAVDGSGNVYVAGQSGTTWGSPVRAFSGSGDAFAAKLDSAGTLVWNTFLGGGSDGDIGRAIVADTSGNVYVGGYSGATWGSPVRAFSGSFDAFAAKLDSSGTLGWNTFLGGGGSDAGRGIAVDASGNVYVAGESNANWGSPVQLLGGSSDAFAAKLDSAGALGWNTFLGGGGDEDGRAIAVDSGGNVYVVGDGGSTWGSPVRAHSGSTDAFVVKLTSAGALTWNTFLGGSTSDYGFATAVDGSGNVYVGGYSNSTWGSPVRAYSGSIDAFAVQLTAAGALAWNTFLGGSGTDYGYAVTVDGSGNVYVAGQSNATWGSPVRAHSGNEDAFAAKLDSSGTLGWNTFLGSSSYDYGYAVAVDGSGNVYVAGHSNVTWGTPVRAHSGSNDAFAVQLTAAGALAWNTFLGGSGTDYGYAVAVDGSGNVYVAGQSDATWGSPVRAYSGNEDAFVAMVAYDPPTPTPTSTPTRTPTVTPTNTPTSSPTSTVTPTATPTSTPTQTPTITPTATPTRTPTNTPTSSPTSTVTPTATPTSTPTQTPTNTPTGTPTNTPTGTPTHTPTSTPTDTATTTPTDTPSTTPTRTDTPTSTSTASPTDTPTATPTLVPTETPTDTPTASPTGTPTASPTDTPSATPTDTPSATPTATSSATPSPTATLPSRDSVILPLKPLTVKIGSGDAGATKAIRVKVQNADILPAAELPGHVIQLIAGNGNCPAGTVAGLPDFDKDTPGAQDSILVPGGKSAKAVVTLNVSAASFSGFNDVAPTRCTLSFSVTSPGGSDPAPGNNTAPMELNVFDANDSDQSSVHETFVRSLKPLKITIGDGKPSAVKATRPAPGNADIVPLPEAPGDTITVTAVDGDCPVGTAGVADYDRDTPGQQNTVTVEGGKTASGTLPVTATAAGFATANKKSPARCVATVTATGPGGDTAASNNSTRLVIDVYDKNDF; from the coding sequence ATGAGACGCGGCACGGCGGCTCTACTGGTAACGGCGGGTTTGTTCGCAACCCGACCCGCGAACGCGGCGACGGAACCGACAGCGGCAACTCTGAAGCAGTTCACCTCCCGCAGCCACGTGCTGGGCTTCGACAGCGAAGGCTACTACGTGTCCAATGGCACCTACGCCCTGCGGGTACGGTTCGAGAACGCCAGGGCGGTTCAGCCGAGTGCGGACGAGTCAGCGGGAGCCGAGGGGGACGACACCAGAGCCGCGCCCCTGAGCCGGGTGTCGTACGCTGAGCTGTGGCCCGGTATCGCTGTCGCCTACGACGCGCCCGGCAGTGGCATCGTGCGCAGCACGTGGACCTTGGAGCCGGGAGCGGACCCGGCCTCGATCCGTCTGCACTACAACCGGGGGGTGAGCATTGCCGAGGATGGCAGCCTGGGCGTGGTCTTCGAAACCGGCTCGGCGCACGAAAGCCGGCCGGTGGCATGGCAGGTGGTGAACGGACGGAGGCAGGCGGTGGACGTCGCCTTTACGAGGCTCGACGATCGAAGCGTCGGGTTTCGGGTCGGCGAGTACCGCAGTGACCTCGCACTGACCATCGACCCGACGCTGACGTGGAACACTTTCCTTGGCACCGGCGGCAGCGACTACGATTACGGTTACGCGATCGCCGTGGACGGCAGCGGTAACGTCTATGTGGCGGGCAACAGCGACGGCACCTGGGGAAGCCCGGTGCGCGCCTACACCGGATCGTCCGATGCATTTGCAGCCAGGTTGACCCCGGCCGGCGCGCTTGATTGGAACACCTTCCTCGGCGGCAGCAGCACCGATTATGGATATGCCATCGCGGTAGACGGCAGTGGCAATGTGTACGTGGCAGGGCAAAGCAACGCCACCTGGGGGAGTCCCGTACGCGCCTATAGCGGGAGTGACGCGTTTGCGGCGAAGCTCGACTCGGCCGGTACGCTCGCCTGGAACACCTTCCTCGGCAGCAGCAGCACCGATTCTGGACATGCCATCGCGGTTGACGGCAGCGGCAACGTGTACGTGGCCGGGTACGGCAACGCCACCTGGGGGAGCCCGGTACGCGCCTACGCCGGATCATCCGATGCATTTGCAGCCAGGTTGACCCCGGCCGGCGCGCTTGACTGGAACACCTTCCTGGGGGGCGGCAGCGCCGATATTGGATTTGCCATCGCGGTTGACGGCAGCGGCAACGTGTACATGGCGGGATCCAGCGGCACTACCTGGGGCAGCCCGGTGCGTGCCCACAGCGGGTCAACTGACGCTTTTGCCGCGAAGCTCGACTCGGCCGGGACGCTCACCTGGAACACCTTCTTGGGCGGCGGCGGCTCCGATCCGGGCTACGCTATCGCGGTGGACGGCAGCGGCAACGTCTATGTCGCGGGGCAAAGCGGCACTACCTGGGGCAGCCCGGTACGCGCCTTCAGCGGATCCGGTGACGCTTTTGCCGCGAAGCTCGACTCGGCCGGCACGCTCGTCTGGAACACCTTCCTCGGCGGCGGCAGCGACGGTGACATCGGCCGCGCCATCGTCGCAGACACCAGCGGCAACGTATACGTCGGCGGCTACAGTGGCGCCACCTGGGGCAGCCCGGTACGCGCCTTCAGCGGATCCTTTGACGCGTTTGCGGCGAAGCTCGACTCCAGCGGCACGCTCGGCTGGAACACGTTCCTCGGCGGCGGCGGCTCTGATGCAGGCAGGGGTATCGCGGTCGACGCCAGTGGCAACGTCTACGTCGCGGGGGAGAGTAACGCCAACTGGGGCAGCCCGGTGCAACTTCTTGGCGGGTCATCCGACGCGTTCGCGGCGAAGCTCGACTCGGCGGGCGCGCTCGGCTGGAACACCTTCCTCGGCGGCGGCGGCGATGAAGACGGGCGAGCCATCGCGGTAGACAGCGGCGGTAACGTCTATGTGGTGGGAGACGGCGGCAGTACCTGGGGCAGCCCGGTGCGCGCTCACAGCGGCTCCACTGACGCGTTTGTTGTGAAGCTGACGTCGGCCGGTGCGCTCACCTGGAACACCTTCCTCGGTGGCAGCACCAGCGATTATGGCTTTGCCACCGCCGTGGACGGCAGCGGCAACGTCTACGTGGGAGGATACAGCAACAGCACCTGGGGCAGCCCGGTGCGCGCCTACAGCGGAAGCATCGATGCGTTCGCGGTGCAGTTGACCGCGGCGGGTGCGCTCGCCTGGAACACCTTCCTCGGCGGCAGCGGCACCGATTACGGCTACGCCGTCACGGTGGACGGGAGCGGCAACGTCTACGTCGCGGGGCAGAGCAACGCCACCTGGGGCAGCCCGGTGCGCGCTCACAGTGGGAACGAAGACGCGTTCGCCGCCAAGCTCGACTCCAGCGGCACGCTCGGCTGGAACACCTTCCTCGGCAGCAGCAGCTACGATTATGGCTACGCCGTCGCGGTGGACGGGAGCGGCAACGTCTACGTCGCGGGGCACAGCAACGTCACCTGGGGCACCCCGGTGCGCGCCCACAGCGGCAGCAATGACGCGTTTGCGGTGCAGTTGACCGCCGCGGGTGCGCTCGCCTGGAACACCTTCCTCGGCGGCAGCGGCACCGATTACGGCTACGCCGTCGCGGTGGACGGGAGCGGCAACGTCTACGTCGCGGGGCAGAGCGACGCCACCTGGGGCAGCCCGGTGCGCGCATACAGTGGGAACGAAGACGCTTTCGTGGCAATGGTCGCGTACGATCCGCCCACCCCGACTCCGACCAGCACGCCCACGCGCACCCCGACCGTGACCCCGACGAATACGCCTACTTCCAGTCCTACCTCGACGGTCACCCCAACCGCTACCCCGACCAGCACGCCCACACAGACCCCGACAATCACGCCAACGGCGACCCCCACGCGCACACCGACGAACACGCCAACCTCCAGTCCCACCTCGACGGTCACCCCAACCGCCACCCCGACCAGCACGCCCACACAGACCCCGACGAACACGCCGACGGGGACACCGACGAACACGCCGACGGGGACACCCACACATACGCCAACCAGCACCCCGACGGACACGGCAACGACGACCCCGACTGACACGCCGTCAACGACACCCACCCGCACCGACACTCCGACGAGCACCTCGACGGCCTCCCCAACGGATACCCCGACGGCGACTCCTACCCTGGTGCCGACCGAGACGCCGACCGACACTCCCACCGCTTCGCCAACGGGCACCCCGACCGCATCGCCGACCGACACTCCGTCGGCGACGCCGACCGACACTCCGTCGGCGACGCCGACCGCGACGTCCTCGGCCACCCCCAGCCCAACTGCCACACTGCCATCGCGCGACTCGGTGATCCTCCCCCTGAAGCCACTGACGGTTAAGATCGGCTCCGGCGACGCCGGGGCGACCAAAGCAATCCGGGTGAAGGTTCAGAACGCCGACATACTGCCCGCCGCCGAGCTCCCCGGCCACGTGATCCAACTCATTGCCGGGAATGGCAATTGCCCTGCCGGCACGGTGGCCGGCCTGCCCGACTTCGATAAGGACACCCCCGGCGCCCAGGACTCCATCCTCGTTCCCGGCGGCAAGTCGGCGAAGGCGGTGGTGACATTGAACGTCAGCGCCGCCAGTTTCAGCGGCTTCAATGACGTCGCTCCAACTCGCTGCACGCTCAGCTTTTCGGTCACCTCACCGGGCGGCAGCGATCCGGCGCCTGGAAACAACACGGCGCCCATGGAGCTGAACGTCTTCGACGCCAACGACAGCGATCAGAGCAGCGTGCACGAGACCTTCGTCAGGAGCCTCAAGCCGCTCAAGATAACCATCGGCGACGGCAAGCCGAGCGCTGTCAAGGCGACCAGGCCCGCCCCCGGCAACGCCGACATCGTTCCGCTGCCCGAGGCTCCCGGCGATACGATCACGGTGACCGCGGTAGACGGCGACTGCCCGGTGGGCACGGCCGGGGTCGCGGACTACGACAGGGACACGCCGGGGCAGCAGAATACGGTGACAGTCGAAGGCGGCAAGACCGCCAGCGGCACGCTGCCGGTGACGGCGACGGCCGCGGGATTCGCCACCGCGAACAAGAAATCGCCGGCGCGCTGCGTCGCGACGGTGACCGCCACCGGACCCGGCGGCGACACGGCCGCGAGCAATAACAGCACCAGGCTGGTGATCGACGTGTACGACAAGAACGACTTCTGA
- a CDS encoding acyl-CoA dehydrogenase, whose product MDLSYSPAEEAFRTELRTWLQQNPPGPEPVALGEWVAYGKAWQRKLYEAGWCGIHWPAEYGGRGASLIEQCIFQEEMALARAPMLINLAGLTMGGPVLIAHGTDEQKRRYLKNILTAEEIWCQGFSEPNAGSDLAALKTRAILDGDSFVVSGQKVWTSFARYADWCMLLVRTDPDAPKHKGITFLLVDMHSPGVTVRPLKQINGAEDFNEVFFEEVRVPRTNVLGEIDGGWDITITTLMHERTTLTFSRQLQSRVALSDLLRFARTWQRNGRPATADPIVRQQLAQAIIESEVMKYTAYRSLTKTLRGGVPGPEGSIEKLFWSEMYQRMLESAVSIAGPFGQLLEGSPHAPMDGIWPYLMLYSRGRTIAAGTSEIQRNIIAERVLGLPRGK is encoded by the coding sequence ATGGACCTCTCGTACTCGCCGGCCGAAGAAGCCTTTCGCACCGAGTTGCGCACCTGGTTGCAGCAGAACCCTCCAGGCCCGGAACCCGTGGCGCTCGGCGAATGGGTTGCCTACGGCAAGGCGTGGCAGCGCAAGCTGTACGAGGCGGGTTGGTGCGGGATTCACTGGCCGGCGGAGTACGGCGGACGCGGTGCCTCGCTGATCGAGCAGTGCATCTTCCAGGAGGAGATGGCCCTCGCCCGCGCCCCCATGCTCATCAACCTTGCCGGCCTCACCATGGGCGGCCCGGTGCTGATCGCCCACGGCACAGACGAACAGAAGCGGCGCTACCTGAAGAACATCCTCACCGCCGAAGAGATCTGGTGTCAGGGATTCTCGGAGCCCAATGCCGGCTCCGACCTGGCCGCCCTGAAAACCAGGGCAATCCTCGACGGCGATTCGTTCGTCGTCAGCGGGCAGAAGGTGTGGACCAGTTTTGCGCGCTACGCCGACTGGTGCATGTTGCTGGTGCGCACCGATCCGGACGCGCCGAAACACAAGGGCATTACCTTCCTGCTCGTCGACATGCACAGCCCGGGGGTCACCGTGCGGCCGCTGAAACAGATCAACGGCGCCGAGGACTTCAACGAGGTGTTCTTCGAGGAAGTACGCGTGCCGCGAACCAACGTGCTCGGTGAGATCGACGGCGGTTGGGACATCACGATCACCACGCTCATGCACGAACGGACGACGTTGACCTTTAGCCGGCAGTTGCAGTCGCGGGTCGCGCTGTCCGACCTGTTGCGGTTTGCGCGCACGTGGCAGCGCAACGGCCGGCCGGCGACCGCCGATCCGATCGTGCGCCAGCAACTGGCGCAGGCGATCATCGAGAGCGAAGTGATGAAGTACACGGCTTACCGCAGCCTGACAAAGACATTGCGCGGCGGTGTGCCCGGACCGGAGGGATCGATCGAGAAACTGTTCTGGAGCGAAATGTACCAGCGCATGCTGGAGAGCGCGGTCAGCATCGCGGGACCGTTCGGGCAATTGCTCGAAGGGTCGCCGCACGCACCGATGGACGGCATCTGGCCGTACCTAATGTTGTACTCGCGCGGCCGTACGATCGCCGCCGGTACGTCGGAGATCCAGCGCAACATCATCGCCGAGCGGGTCCTGGGCTTGCCCCGGGGAAAGTAG
- a CDS encoding hydroxymethylglutaryl-CoA reductase, degradative — translation MTKHNESNGRGSRIEGFYRLNWPQRLDRLADRGGIDRTDLEALREPTPLSFEAADHMIENAVGVIGLPLGVGLNFLVNGRERLVPMAIEEPSVVAAASFAARTIRDAGGFFAEADAPLMIAQIQLVEVRDPDGATRRIQAAAPQLLAAANAVHPNMLKRGGGARRIEVRALPDTPTGPMLVVHLVVDVGDAMGANAVNSMAEALSPTIEEIGGGRARLRILSNLADQRLARARCRLPYRCLDMEGFGGADVARRMMEAWAFAHADPYRAATHNKGIMNGIDAVAMATGQDWRGIESGAHAYAARDGQYRALSQWVVENDTLVGSIELPLAVGIVGGNLELNPRAGFSLRLLGVTSARDLSAVMAAVGLAQNFAAMRALVTNGIQRGHMALHARGLAVAAGASEELIEQVVEQMIASGEIKLSKAREILESMRAAA, via the coding sequence ATGACGAAGCACAACGAAAGCAACGGGCGCGGTTCGCGGATCGAAGGTTTTTATCGGCTCAACTGGCCGCAGCGTCTGGATCGGCTTGCCGATCGCGGCGGCATCGACCGCACCGATCTCGAAGCGCTCCGTGAGCCGACGCCGCTGTCGTTCGAGGCTGCCGACCACATGATCGAGAATGCCGTCGGCGTCATCGGACTGCCGCTGGGTGTCGGGCTCAACTTCCTCGTTAACGGCCGCGAACGGCTCGTGCCGATGGCGATCGAGGAGCCCTCGGTGGTCGCCGCAGCCAGCTTTGCGGCGCGGACCATTCGTGACGCCGGCGGCTTTTTCGCGGAGGCCGATGCGCCGCTGATGATCGCCCAGATCCAGCTCGTCGAAGTCCGCGACCCGGACGGCGCCACCCGGCGCATACAGGCCGCCGCGCCGCAGTTGCTCGCCGCCGCGAATGCGGTGCATCCGAACATGCTGAAGCGCGGCGGCGGCGCCCGCCGCATCGAAGTTCGCGCCCTGCCGGACACGCCGACAGGGCCGATGCTCGTCGTGCATCTCGTCGTCGACGTCGGCGACGCCATGGGAGCCAACGCGGTCAACAGTATGGCCGAAGCTCTGTCGCCAACCATCGAGGAAATCGGCGGTGGCCGCGCGCGCCTGCGGATTCTGTCCAACCTCGCCGACCAGCGACTCGCGCGAGCCCGCTGCCGCCTGCCCTACCGCTGCCTCGACATGGAGGGCTTCGGCGGCGCCGACGTGGCGCGCAGAATGATGGAGGCATGGGCTTTCGCCCACGCCGATCCGTACCGGGCCGCCACGCACAACAAGGGCATCATGAACGGTATTGACGCCGTCGCCATGGCGACCGGCCAGGACTGGCGTGGCATCGAATCCGGCGCCCACGCTTATGCGGCGCGCGACGGGCAGTACCGCGCCCTGTCACAGTGGGTTGTCGAGAACGACACGCTGGTCGGCTCCATCGAGCTGCCGCTTGCGGTGGGCATCGTCGGCGGCAATCTCGAGCTCAACCCTCGCGCCGGCTTCTCCTTGCGCCTGCTCGGGGTGACCTCGGCCCGCGACCTCTCGGCGGTCATGGCCGCCGTAGGTCTGGCGCAGAACTTCGCGGCGATGCGCGCCCTGGTCACCAACGGTATTCAACGCGGGCACATGGCGTTGCACGCGCGCGGTCTCGCCGTCGCCGCCGGGGCGTCGGAAGAGCTCATCGAGCAGGTCGTCGAACAGATGATCGCCTCGGGCGAGATCAAGCTCAGCAAGGCACGCGAGATCCTCGAGTCGATGCGCGCCGCCGCGTGA
- the mvaD gene encoding diphosphomevalonate decarboxylase produces the protein MKVAIARANANVALAKYWGKRDAALNLPATGSLSLTLDGLETTARVAFLPALSTDLITFSGEPAPAGEAHRIGRFIDLIRALARSGTRATVDLRSNFPVAAGLASSASTYAALARAAIAAAGVALTDRELSVLARRGSGSACRSIYGGFVEWLRGSAPDGSDSYAVPVAPAEHWDIAVAVAITARGPKSVGSREGMARAAELSPFYESWLAAHRADLDAIRSGVLDRDLALAGAAAERNCLAMHAVALTARPPLVYWNPATLAVIHRVHALREEGLDAYFTIDAGPQVKVVCPRAQRDDVAAALRAVGGVVDVLLSGPGPGVALVEAA, from the coding sequence ATGAAAGTCGCTATCGCCCGGGCCAATGCGAACGTTGCTCTGGCCAAGTACTGGGGCAAGCGCGACGCCGCGCTCAACCTGCCCGCCACCGGCAGCCTTTCGCTCACCCTCGACGGGCTGGAAACTACGGCCCGGGTTGCTTTCCTCCCCGCTCTGTCCACCGATCTCATCACCTTCTCGGGCGAGCCCGCGCCGGCGGGCGAGGCACACCGGATCGGACGTTTCATCGATTTGATCCGTGCGCTGGCCCGCAGCGGAACTCGCGCCACGGTCGATCTTCGTTCCAACTTCCCGGTGGCCGCAGGACTCGCCTCCTCGGCGTCGACCTATGCGGCCTTGGCGCGGGCTGCCATCGCGGCTGCGGGCGTCGCTCTGACCGACCGTGAACTCTCCGTGCTCGCCCGGCGTGGTTCGGGCTCTGCTTGCCGGTCGATCTACGGCGGTTTTGTCGAGTGGCTCAGAGGTTCGGCGCCCGACGGCAGCGATTCGTACGCGGTGCCGGTGGCGCCCGCCGAGCACTGGGACATCGCCGTGGCGGTAGCCATTACCGCCCGCGGGCCCAAGTCGGTTGGTTCCAGGGAGGGCATGGCGCGGGCCGCGGAACTGTCGCCGTTCTACGAGTCATGGCTCGCGGCCCACCGGGCCGACCTCGATGCCATTCGCAGTGGGGTCCTCGACCGCGACCTCGCTCTCGCCGGGGCAGCGGCGGAGCGGAATTGTCTTGCCATGCACGCGGTCGCCCTTACCGCACGACCCCCGTTGGTGTACTGGAATCCCGCCACGCTGGCGGTTATCCACAGGGTACACGCCCTGCGCGAAGAAGGTTTGGACGCGTACTTCACGATCGACGCCGGACCGCAGGTGAAAGTCGTTTGCCCGCGAGCGCAGCGCGACGATGTCGCCGCCGCGCTGCGTGCCGTTGGTGGGGTGGTCGACGTCCTGCTCTCCGGGCCCGGGCCGGGCGTGGCGTTAGTGGAGGCGGCATGA